A section of the Brevundimonas sp. AJA228-03 genome encodes:
- a CDS encoding O-antigen ligase: MFVVIMLTGAFVGPVFAPTQAETPILRLIWLPVYVVIIGLLAMRADKVIRAWPALLMVLGLVLHAYASRYWSIDVETTLRRVLAMGMASVFAVYLGVAFRGVHLSRLLMWMGLILGIGSLVFVFAFPAIGVHHGDNDGLWRGLWYEKNQMGVIMVAGAAASAACLASEQTRHRLMPSIALLVTTLLVLATQSKTSLLCLLLAVGLIAGLWAMRRGGAAFSVVAIWVGVVLIATGSYVFITEPAVVLKALGKDPSLTGRTDIWVSLMHKVSVHPWTGYGYQAFWGRDSVPAMYVRAETGWPVPSAHNGWIDLLVQLGWPGAISVGLLVAIGFLGSVLRVRTDGPKEGWWALGYFLAFLLLSLSESVLLSHANLPWVLMLAIVARATCFEPYPTRVPLAPAARAAYQQRPRIATHSAHARQRAIPVR; the protein is encoded by the coding sequence ATGTTCGTGGTGATCATGCTCACCGGGGCCTTCGTCGGTCCGGTCTTCGCCCCGACCCAGGCCGAAACACCGATTCTGCGGCTGATCTGGCTGCCGGTCTATGTTGTCATCATCGGGCTGTTGGCGATGCGGGCGGACAAGGTCATTCGCGCCTGGCCCGCCCTGCTGATGGTGCTGGGCCTGGTGCTCCACGCCTATGCGTCGAGATACTGGTCGATCGATGTGGAGACGACCTTGCGGCGCGTGCTGGCGATGGGGATGGCGTCGGTCTTTGCCGTCTATCTGGGCGTCGCCTTCCGCGGCGTGCACCTGTCGCGGCTGCTGATGTGGATGGGACTGATCCTCGGCATCGGCAGTCTGGTCTTCGTCTTCGCCTTTCCCGCCATCGGCGTGCACCACGGCGACAACGACGGCCTGTGGCGCGGCCTGTGGTACGAAAAGAACCAGATGGGTGTCATCATGGTCGCGGGTGCCGCCGCCAGCGCCGCCTGCCTGGCTTCCGAACAGACCCGCCATCGGCTGATGCCCTCCATCGCCCTGCTGGTCACGACCCTTCTGGTCCTCGCCACCCAGTCCAAGACCTCGCTGCTATGTCTGCTGCTCGCGGTGGGCCTGATCGCCGGTCTGTGGGCCATGCGGCGCGGCGGGGCGGCCTTCTCGGTCGTGGCCATCTGGGTCGGCGTCGTGCTGATCGCGACCGGCTCCTATGTCTTCATCACCGAGCCGGCCGTGGTGCTGAAGGCGCTGGGCAAGGATCCCTCCCTGACCGGCCGCACCGACATCTGGGTCAGCCTGATGCACAAGGTCTCGGTCCATCCCTGGACCGGCTATGGCTACCAGGCCTTCTGGGGTCGCGACTCCGTGCCCGCCATGTATGTGCGCGCGGAAACGGGCTGGCCCGTGCCATCGGCGCACAACGGCTGGATCGACCTGCTGGTCCAGCTGGGCTGGCCGGGTGCGATCAGCGTGGGTCTCCTGGTCGCCATCGGCTTTCTCGGCTCGGTCTTGCGCGTCAGGACCGACGGGCCGAAGGAGGGCTGGTGGGCGCTGGGCTATTTCCTGGCCTTCCTGCTGCTCAGCCTGTCCGAGAGCGTGCTGCTCAGCCATGCCAACCTGCCCTGGGTGCTGATGCTGGCCATCGTCGCCCGCGCCACCTGTTTCGAGCCATACCCGACGCGTGTCCCGCTTGCCCCGGCGGCGCGCGCGGCCTACCAGCAGCGACCCCGAATCGCGACACACTCCGCCCATGCCCGCCAACGCGCCATCCCTGTTCGATGA
- the parE gene encoding DNA topoisomerase IV subunit B: MPANAPSLFDDIPEAPKPAVPVPDPALTAQAAAPVAAPAAPPAPATGSYSASSIEVLEGLEPVRKRPGMYIGGTDERALHHLFAEVLDNAMDEAVARHAKLITVDLDADGFLSVKDDGRGIPVDPHPKHPGKSALEVVMTVLHSGGKFSGKAYETSGGLHGVGVSVVNALSDRLDVTVWRDGFEWKQSFSRGLPLGPIEQVQPSKKRGTLIRFHPDAEIFGVGAAFKPARLFRMARSKAYLFRGVEIKWTCAPDRITDSTPEAATFHFPNGLADALAERIGELETVTPTFSGRVERKGEAGAVEWAVAWSPIGFGEADGFVQSYCNTVSTPDGGTHEAGFRAALVKGLKAYGELTNEKRAVQITAEDVIANAGAMISVFVRNPEFQGQTKDRLSSPDAQRLVEALLRDPLDHWLTENPKQANVLLAFIIERAEDRLRRRKDKEVQRAQATRKLRLPGKLSDCSRQSADGTELFIVEGDSAGGSAKQARDRTTQAILPLRGKILNVANATADKLRANIELSDLTLALGVTPGPRFDIEQLRYERIVIMTDADVDGAHIAALLITFFYRSMPEVIRQGRLFMALPPLYRLSAGPLSEYARDEAHREELMATVFKGKKVELGRFKGLGEMMASQLKETTMDPKKRTLARVTLPASEDDIEDLVERLMGKKADARFRFIQDNARFAVADLDV, translated from the coding sequence ATGCCCGCCAACGCGCCATCCCTGTTCGATGACATTCCCGAGGCCCCGAAGCCTGCGGTGCCCGTGCCCGACCCGGCTCTGACGGCGCAGGCCGCCGCGCCCGTCGCGGCCCCCGCGGCCCCGCCCGCCCCCGCCACCGGTTCCTACTCCGCCTCCTCGATCGAGGTGCTCGAGGGTCTGGAGCCCGTCCGCAAACGCCCCGGCATGTATATCGGCGGCACGGACGAGAGGGCCCTGCATCACCTGTTCGCCGAAGTCCTCGACAACGCCATGGATGAGGCCGTGGCCCGCCATGCGAAACTGATCACCGTCGACCTCGACGCAGACGGCTTCCTGTCGGTCAAGGACGACGGGCGCGGCATTCCCGTCGATCCGCACCCGAAACATCCCGGCAAGTCGGCGCTGGAGGTGGTCATGACCGTCCTCCACTCCGGCGGCAAGTTCTCGGGGAAAGCCTATGAAACCTCGGGCGGTTTGCACGGCGTCGGGGTCAGCGTCGTCAACGCCCTCAGCGACCGTCTCGACGTCACGGTCTGGCGCGACGGTTTCGAATGGAAACAGTCCTTCAGCCGCGGCCTGCCGCTCGGCCCGATCGAACAGGTGCAGCCGTCGAAGAAGCGTGGCACCCTGATCCGCTTCCACCCGGACGCAGAAATCTTCGGCGTCGGCGCGGCCTTCAAGCCCGCCCGCCTGTTCCGGATGGCCCGGTCCAAGGCCTATCTGTTCCGCGGTGTCGAGATCAAGTGGACCTGCGCGCCCGACCGGATCACCGACTCGACGCCGGAGGCCGCGACCTTCCACTTCCCCAACGGCCTGGCCGACGCCCTCGCCGAACGCATCGGCGAGCTGGAAACCGTCACCCCGACCTTCTCCGGCCGGGTCGAGCGTAAGGGCGAGGCCGGGGCGGTGGAGTGGGCCGTCGCCTGGTCCCCGATCGGCTTCGGCGAGGCCGACGGCTTCGTCCAGTCCTACTGCAACACCGTCTCGACCCCGGATGGCGGCACGCATGAGGCCGGGTTCCGCGCCGCCCTGGTCAAGGGGTTGAAGGCCTATGGCGAACTGACCAACGAGAAGCGCGCGGTCCAGATCACGGCCGAGGACGTCATCGCCAACGCCGGGGCCATGATCTCCGTCTTTGTGCGCAATCCCGAGTTCCAGGGCCAGACCAAGGACCGGCTGTCGTCCCCCGACGCCCAGCGTCTGGTCGAGGCCCTGCTGCGAGACCCCCTGGACCACTGGCTGACCGAAAATCCCAAACAGGCCAATGTCCTGCTGGCCTTCATCATCGAGCGGGCCGAGGACCGCCTGCGTCGCAGGAAGGACAAGGAGGTCCAGCGCGCCCAGGCCACCCGCAAGCTCCGCCTGCCGGGCAAGCTCTCGGACTGCAGCCGCCAGTCCGCCGACGGTACCGAACTGTTCATCGTCGAGGGCGACTCGGCCGGCGGATCGGCCAAGCAGGCGCGCGACCGCACGACCCAGGCCATCCTGCCCCTGCGCGGCAAGATCCTGAACGTCGCCAATGCCACGGCCGACAAATTGCGCGCGAATATAGAGCTTTCGGACCTGACCCTCGCTCTGGGTGTCACGCCCGGCCCGCGCTTCGATATCGAACAGCTGCGTTACGAACGCATCGTCATCATGACCGACGCCGACGTGGACGGGGCGCACATCGCGGCCCTGCTGATCACCTTCTTCTACCGCTCCATGCCCGAGGTGATCCGCCAGGGCCGCCTGTTCATGGCCCTGCCCCCGCTCTATCGCCTCTCGGCCGGTCCCCTGTCGGAATATGCGCGCGACGAGGCCCACCGCGAGGAGCTGATGGCCACGGTGTTCAAGGGCAAGAAGGTCGAACTGGGCCGGTTCAAGGGCCTCGGCGAAATGATGGCCTCCCAGCTCAAGGAGACCACCATGGACCCGAAGAAGCGCACCCTGGCCCGCGTCACCCTGCCCGCCTCCGAGGACGACATCGAGGACCTGGTCGAACGCCTGATGGGCAAGAAGGCCGACGCCCGCTTCCGCTTCATCCAGGACAATGCCCGGTTCGCGGTGGCCGATCTGGACGTTTAG
- a CDS encoding DEAD/DEAH box helicase, with translation MTEFSALGLSPTTLQAVIDTGYTTATPIQAQAIPVALAGRDVLGIAQTGTGKTAAFTLPLIERLSKGRARARMPRALVLAPTRELADQVAMSFEKYAKGTKLSWVLLIGGVSMGDQVAALNKGVDVLIATPGRLLDLFERGKMMLNGVELMVVDEADRMLDMGFIPDIERIFKLTPPKRQTLFFSATMPPEITRLTQAFLKDPTRIEASRPAMTAETITQYLVRIPSSDPKAKRAALRELMARADVRNGIVFCNRKSEVDVVAKSLKQHGFDAAPIHGDLDQSLRTRTLADFRSGALKILVASDVAARGLDIPDVSHVFNYDVSHHADDYVHRIGRTGRAGKLGQAFMIVTPADDKSLDKVMKLIKMSPEELVLDLDWSNLGSGSSRRGATKSDARPPRGKARADSPVEAMETRGEQPAALPAAIDAPATPDEAPARRTRSRRASKAAAPVPVSDAVQVVAPVGPVAEPASEPRQTSEPRLRQADRRPGGRADHDPAPAREGAGFGGDVPAFLRRPATLKG, from the coding sequence ATGACCGAATTTTCCGCTCTGGGCCTCTCGCCCACGACCCTGCAAGCCGTCATCGACACCGGCTACACCACCGCCACACCGATCCAGGCCCAGGCCATTCCCGTGGCCCTTGCCGGTCGCGACGTTCTGGGGATCGCCCAGACCGGCACCGGCAAGACGGCCGCCTTCACCCTCCCCCTCATCGAACGCCTGTCCAAGGGCCGCGCCCGGGCTCGCATGCCGCGCGCCCTGGTTCTGGCCCCGACCCGCGAACTGGCCGACCAGGTCGCCATGTCGTTCGAAAAATACGCGAAGGGAACCAAACTCAGCTGGGTCCTCCTGATCGGCGGCGTCTCCATGGGCGACCAGGTCGCGGCCCTGAACAAGGGCGTCGATGTCCTGATCGCGACGCCGGGCCGCCTGCTGGACCTGTTCGAACGCGGCAAGATGATGCTGAACGGTGTCGAGCTGATGGTCGTCGACGAGGCCGACCGCATGCTCGACATGGGCTTCATCCCCGACATCGAGCGCATCTTCAAACTCACGCCGCCCAAGCGTCAGACCCTGTTCTTCTCCGCCACCATGCCGCCCGAGATCACCCGTCTGACCCAGGCTTTCCTGAAGGATCCGACCCGGATCGAGGCGTCGCGCCCGGCCATGACGGCCGAGACCATCACCCAGTATCTGGTCCGTATCCCCTCCAGCGACCCCAAGGCCAAGCGCGCCGCCCTGCGCGAGCTGATGGCCCGCGCCGACGTCCGCAACGGCATCGTCTTCTGCAACAGGAAGTCCGAAGTCGACGTCGTCGCCAAGTCCCTCAAACAGCACGGCTTCGATGCTGCGCCGATCCACGGCGATCTCGATCAGTCGCTGCGCACCCGGACTCTGGCCGACTTCCGCTCCGGCGCGCTCAAGATCCTGGTCGCGTCCGACGTCGCCGCCCGCGGCCTGGACATTCCCGACGTCAGCCACGTCTTCAACTACGACGTCAGCCACCATGCCGACGACTACGTCCACCGCATCGGTCGCACCGGCCGCGCCGGCAAGCTGGGTCAGGCCTTCATGATCGTGACCCCGGCCGACGACAAGTCGCTGGACAAGGTGATGAAGCTCATCAAGATGAGCCCCGAGGAACTGGTCCTAGACCTCGACTGGTCGAACCTGGGCAGCGGCTCGTCCCGTCGCGGAGCGACAAAGTCCGACGCCCGCCCGCCGCGCGGAAAGGCCCGTGCGGACAGCCCGGTCGAGGCTATGGAGACGCGCGGGGAGCAGCCCGCCGCGTTACCGGCCGCCATCGATGCGCCGGCAACCCCCGACGAGGCCCCGGCCCGCCGCACCCGCAGCCGCCGGGCGAGCAAGGCCGCTGCGCCGGTGCCCGTGTCGGATGCTGTCCAGGTCGTCGCACCGGTCGGGCCCGTCGCCGAACCCGCATCGGAGCCCCGCCAGACATCAGAGCCCCGGCTGCGTCAGGCCGATCGTCGCCCCGGCGGTCGCGCCGACCACGACCCGGCACCGGCGCGTGAAGGCGCGGGCTTCGGTGGCGACGTACCGGCCTTCCTGCGTCGGCCGGCCACCCTCAAGGGTTGA
- a CDS encoding GGDEF domain-containing protein, translating into MSTQVQTTLHGPEAFTLARRALGEMESVGVWPTPLNFELWLHWLGEPEGALSLEMSRVLGNGTVFTEAIAEKIAAEYLPRGRLSEEIRDAGAVLNRELSTVSEAIAQAQKSQAAYGETLAGASVHLEGAAEPTALLDVVSNLTRATTEVQFENATLERRLETSTQEIARLRDHLEQVRRDAMTDALTNLANRKAFDEGLLKACDEAEKNRQPMTLAVLDIDHFKRFNDTWGHQTGDQVLRYVASVIGSISKAPRTAARYGGEEFAIIFPSENASAVEKVLNEIREEIGTRALRRRSTNDELGAVTISAGLAQRRPGETGSSLLDRADQALYASKRTGRNKVTNGERLNEAA; encoded by the coding sequence ATGTCGACACAGGTTCAGACGACACTGCACGGCCCTGAAGCCTTCACCCTGGCGCGCCGGGCGTTGGGCGAGATGGAAAGTGTCGGCGTCTGGCCAACTCCGCTGAACTTCGAGCTCTGGCTTCACTGGCTGGGTGAACCCGAGGGTGCGCTGAGCCTCGAGATGAGCCGGGTCCTCGGGAATGGAACCGTCTTCACCGAAGCCATCGCGGAGAAGATTGCAGCCGAATATCTGCCCCGGGGTCGCCTGTCGGAGGAAATCCGCGACGCAGGTGCCGTCCTGAACCGTGAATTGTCGACGGTCTCCGAAGCCATCGCCCAGGCGCAGAAGTCCCAGGCCGCCTATGGGGAGACACTGGCCGGAGCTTCCGTCCACCTCGAAGGGGCCGCCGAGCCGACCGCCCTGCTGGATGTCGTCTCGAACCTGACCAGGGCCACGACCGAGGTTCAGTTCGAGAACGCCACGCTTGAAAGACGTCTCGAGACGTCCACCCAGGAAATCGCCCGGCTGCGCGATCATCTGGAACAGGTCCGCCGCGACGCCATGACCGACGCCCTCACCAACCTGGCGAATCGCAAGGCGTTCGACGAGGGACTGCTGAAGGCCTGTGACGAGGCTGAAAAGAACCGTCAACCGATGACCCTGGCCGTGCTCGACATCGACCACTTCAAGCGGTTCAACGACACCTGGGGCCACCAGACCGGTGATCAGGTTCTGCGCTATGTCGCCAGCGTCATCGGCAGTATCTCCAAAGCGCCTCGCACCGCGGCCCGTTATGGCGGCGAAGAGTTCGCCATCATCTTCCCGTCCGAGAACGCCTCCGCCGTCGAGAAGGTCCTGAACGAGATTCGCGAAGAAATCGGCACCCGCGCCCTCCGTCGCCGTTCAACCAACGACGAGCTGGGAGCGGTGACCATCTCTGCCGGCCTCGCACAGCGCCGTCCGGGTGAGACCGGCTCGTCCCTGCTCGATCGGGCCGACCAGGCGCTCTACGCTTCCAAACGCACCGGCCGGAACAAGGTCACCAACGGCGAGCGTCTGAACGAAGCGGCCTGA
- a CDS encoding 1-acyl-sn-glycerol-3-phosphate acyltransferase: MRSLAFNIAYWLLSIGYGLTAAFAALTPGRGATAFVIRRYVRRMVQAMRIFAGIRIEVRGRDRLPTGAFIIASKHQSWGDGFATYDQFDDLAFVTGDHLEKFPLLGTVLKKLGAIVVNNCGGREARDSLKQSGATAHAEGRRILIYPEGNLAKVGEKFRYRSGVWHMYRDFDMPVVPLASNLGLFWPQEAYEKHPGTATLEFLDPIPTGLGKEEFLERLEAVVEGRTAELIAEARGGPVIPNVRVPTPDELAKQAKAAAAG; encoded by the coding sequence ATGCGAAGTCTTGCCTTCAACATCGCCTACTGGCTCCTGTCGATCGGCTATGGCCTCACCGCCGCTTTCGCAGCCCTGACGCCGGGGCGCGGTGCCACCGCCTTCGTCATCCGCCGCTATGTCCGCCGCATGGTGCAGGCCATGCGGATCTTCGCCGGAATCCGGATCGAGGTGCGCGGCCGCGACCGCCTGCCGACCGGGGCCTTCATCATCGCCTCGAAGCACCAGAGCTGGGGCGACGGCTTTGCCACCTATGATCAGTTCGACGACCTGGCGTTCGTCACCGGCGACCACCTCGAGAAGTTTCCCCTGCTGGGCACGGTGCTGAAGAAGCTGGGGGCCATTGTGGTCAACAACTGCGGCGGCCGTGAAGCGCGGGATTCCCTGAAACAGAGCGGCGCCACAGCCCATGCCGAGGGCCGCAGGATCCTGATCTATCCTGAAGGCAATCTGGCGAAGGTCGGCGAGAAGTTCCGCTACCGTTCCGGCGTCTGGCACATGTATCGCGACTTCGACATGCCGGTCGTGCCCCTCGCCTCCAACCTCGGCCTGTTCTGGCCGCAGGAGGCCTATGAGAAACACCCGGGGACCGCGACGCTGGAGTTCCTCGACCCGATCCCGACCGGGCTGGGCAAGGAGGAGTTCCTGGAGCGACTGGAAGCGGTCGTGGAGGGCCGGACCGCCGAACTGATCGCCGAGGCTCGCGGCGGACCGGTCATTCCCAATGTCCGCGTCCCCACCCCCGACGAGCTGGCGAAACAGGCGAAGGCGGCAGCAGCAGGCTAG
- a CDS encoding TfoX/Sxy family protein, with protein sequence MAYDPDFGEWVQEHFAALHPLEIKRMFGGAGLYSGGLMFALLDDGVVWLKADETSAPLLIEAGSRQFTYPTNDGQTMSMAYWSLPESAMDDPDEAVAWARQSINVALRKATAKRPRKAKL encoded by the coding sequence ATGGCCTATGACCCCGACTTCGGTGAATGGGTGCAAGAACATTTCGCGGCCCTTCATCCGCTCGAGATCAAACGCATGTTCGGCGGGGCAGGCCTCTATTCGGGCGGTCTGATGTTCGCCCTTCTCGATGACGGTGTCGTCTGGCTGAAGGCTGACGAGACCAGTGCGCCGCTGCTGATCGAGGCCGGGTCGCGCCAGTTCACCTATCCGACGAATGACGGGCAGACGATGTCCATGGCCTATTGGTCGCTGCCGGAAAGCGCGATGGACGACCCGGACGAGGCTGTCGCCTGGGCCAGGCAGTCGATCAATGTGGCCCTGCGCAAGGCGACCGCAAAGCGACCGCGCAAAGCCAAGCTCTAG
- a CDS encoding MetQ/NlpA family ABC transporter substrate-binding protein, which yields MLRRTLILVAAALALSACSQGVETPADPSAPLIVGATAVPHAEILEFLKPTLAAEGFPIEIKVFNDYVQPNTQLAEKRIDANYFQTRPYLDEFNAARGATLITIAGVHVEPLGAYSRKHRALADLPDGADVALPNDASNTGRSLLLLQSAGLITLRDPTNPLQTVRDVTGNPRNVRFREIEAATLPRVLDQVDLAVINTNYALDAGLKPKTDALALEGGDSPYVNYLVARPDNQNDPRIQALATALRSQAVKDFIAQKYDGAVVPAA from the coding sequence ATGCTGAGACGCACCCTGATCCTGGTCGCTGCCGCCCTGGCGCTTTCCGCCTGCAGCCAGGGCGTCGAGACGCCCGCCGATCCGTCCGCGCCGCTGATCGTGGGGGCCACGGCCGTGCCGCATGCGGAGATCCTGGAGTTCCTGAAGCCCACGCTCGCCGCTGAGGGATTCCCGATCGAGATCAAGGTTTTCAACGACTATGTTCAGCCGAATACCCAGCTGGCCGAGAAGCGGATCGACGCCAACTATTTCCAGACCAGGCCCTATCTGGACGAGTTCAACGCGGCCCGTGGCGCGACGCTGATCACCATCGCCGGCGTTCATGTCGAGCCTCTGGGCGCCTATTCGCGCAAGCATCGGGCACTGGCGGACCTGCCCGACGGCGCGGACGTCGCCCTGCCGAATGATGCCTCGAACACGGGCCGGTCGCTGCTGCTGCTCCAGTCCGCCGGGCTGATCACCCTGCGCGATCCGACCAATCCGCTGCAGACCGTCCGCGACGTCACAGGCAATCCAAGGAATGTCCGCTTTCGCGAGATCGAGGCCGCCACCCTGCCGCGCGTGCTGGACCAGGTCGATCTGGCGGTGATCAACACCAACTATGCACTGGACGCAGGGCTGAAGCCGAAGACCGATGCCCTGGCGCTGGAGGGCGGTGACAGCCCCTATGTCAACTATCTGGTCGCCCGTCCCGACAACCAGAACGACCCGCGCATCCAGGCTCTGGCGACGGCGCTGCGCAGCCAGGCGGTCAAGGATTTCATCGCGCAGAAGTATGACGGCGCTGTCGTCCCGGCGGCTTGA
- a CDS encoding methionine ABC transporter permease: MEFFANIDWPEIARATRDTLLMLFGAMALTVVFGVPLGVLLYLSGKGRLAANPVLNGGLSLVVNILRSVPFIILLIVMLPVTVILVGTSLGVAGAIPPLVVGAAPFYARLVETALREVDKGVIEATQAMGGSTWQIVTRALLPEAMPGIIAGGTVTAIALVSYTAMAGVVGAGGLGDLAIRFGYQRFQTDVMVVTVVLLLLLVQILQMIGDAIVARVSHR, encoded by the coding sequence ATGGAATTCTTCGCCAATATCGACTGGCCCGAGATCGCGCGGGCGACGCGCGACACCCTTCTGATGCTGTTCGGCGCCATGGCCCTGACGGTCGTGTTCGGCGTTCCGCTGGGCGTGCTGCTGTATCTGTCCGGCAAGGGGCGGCTGGCGGCCAATCCGGTGCTGAACGGGGGGCTGTCGCTGGTCGTCAACATCCTGCGGTCGGTGCCCTTCATCATCCTGCTGATCGTCATGCTGCCGGTGACGGTGATTCTGGTCGGGACCTCGCTGGGCGTCGCCGGGGCCATCCCGCCGCTGGTGGTGGGAGCCGCGCCCTTCTATGCGCGTCTGGTCGAGACCGCGCTGCGCGAGGTCGACAAGGGCGTGATCGAGGCGACCCAGGCCATGGGCGGATCGACCTGGCAGATCGTGACCCGCGCCCTGCTGCCGGAGGCCATGCCCGGCATCATCGCCGGAGGCACAGTCACGGCCATCGCCCTGGTCAGCTATACGGCCATGGCGGGCGTGGTCGGGGCCGGGGGCCTGGGCGACCTGGCGATCCGGTTCGGATATCAGCGGTTCCAGACCGACGTCATGGTGGTGACCGTAGTTCTGCTGCTGCTGCTCGTACAAATTCTGCAGATGATCGGTGACGCCATCGTCGCTAGGGTCTCGCATCGCTGA
- a CDS encoding methionine ABC transporter ATP-binding protein — MIRLEGVTRRYRSAAGERVALDAVDLTVARGQVFGVVGRSGAGKSTLIRTINRLETPDAGKVFVGDQEITALKPAALRAARRRIGMIFQHFNLLNARTIEENVAFPLRLEGRPGSEVDRRTAELLDQLGLSEHAKKHPAQLSGGQKQRVGIARALACGPDVLLCDEATSALDPETTDEILALLDGLNRDLGLTIVLITHQMEVVRRVCDRVAVLKDGRVVEEGATADVFLHPKSPVTRAMLAEGEGGETLDASVVPAGGRLARLTFRGGSTYEPELSRIARSTGVDYSILSGRISRIRGEPYGQMVVAFTGGDADAAVAQLTARGVVVEAL, encoded by the coding sequence ATGATCCGGCTGGAAGGGGTCACCAGGCGCTATCGGAGCGCTGCGGGCGAACGTGTGGCGCTCGACGCGGTCGATCTGACGGTGGCCAGGGGGCAGGTGTTCGGTGTGGTCGGGCGCTCGGGCGCGGGCAAGTCGACGCTGATCCGCACGATCAACCGGCTGGAGACCCCGGACGCCGGCAAGGTCTTCGTCGGCGATCAGGAGATCACGGCGCTGAAGCCGGCCGCCCTGCGGGCGGCGCGTCGGCGGATCGGCATGATCTTCCAGCATTTCAACCTGCTGAACGCCAGGACGATCGAGGAGAACGTCGCCTTTCCGTTGCGGCTGGAAGGGCGGCCGGGGTCGGAGGTCGATCGCCGGACGGCGGAGCTTCTGGACCAACTGGGTCTGTCGGAACATGCGAAGAAGCATCCCGCGCAGCTTTCGGGCGGGCAGAAGCAGAGGGTCGGCATCGCCCGGGCCCTGGCCTGCGGTCCCGATGTCCTGCTTTGCGACGAGGCGACGAGCGCGCTGGATCCCGAGACGACCGACGAGATCCTGGCCCTGCTGGACGGGCTGAACCGCGATCTGGGTCTGACCATCGTCCTGATCACCCACCAGATGGAGGTGGTTCGCCGCGTCTGCGATCGGGTGGCGGTGCTGAAGGACGGGCGGGTGGTGGAGGAGGGGGCCACAGCCGATGTCTTTCTGCATCCGAAGTCTCCGGTCACGCGCGCCATGCTGGCCGAAGGCGAGGGGGGCGAGACCCTCGACGCCTCGGTCGTGCCGGCAGGCGGGCGGCTGGCCAGGCTGACCTTCCGGGGCGGCTCGACCTATGAGCCGGAACTCAGCCGCATCGCGCGGTCGACGGGCGTGGACTATTCGATCCTGTCGGGCCGCATCAGCCGCATCCGGGGCGAGCCCTATGGCCAGATGGTCGTGGCCTTCACCGGCGGCGACGCGGACGCCGCGGTCGCCCAGCTGACGGCGCGCGGCGTGGTGGTGGAGGCCCTTTGA
- a CDS encoding iron-sulfur cluster assembly accessory protein, with protein MTDFETSSSSGLTGGRPRRPRPRVVTLTEAAAGRVREIMANAEKTYVALRVGVKNGGCAGQEYTFAYAEEIAPMDEVVEDKGVTILIDPKAILFLIGSEIDYETSKLSSKFVFRNPNQTDACGCGESVTIVPAKALETD; from the coding sequence ATGACCGACTTTGAAACATCGTCATCCTCCGGCCTGACCGGGGGACGTCCCCGCCGCCCGCGCCCCAGGGTCGTGACCCTGACCGAGGCCGCGGCCGGGCGCGTGCGCGAGATCATGGCCAATGCCGAGAAGACCTATGTCGCCCTGCGGGTCGGGGTGAAGAACGGCGGCTGCGCGGGTCAGGAATACACCTTCGCCTATGCCGAAGAGATCGCGCCGATGGACGAGGTGGTCGAGGACAAGGGCGTCACCATCCTGATCGACCCCAAGGCGATCCTGTTCCTGATCGGGTCCGAGATCGACTACGAGACGTCGAAACTGTCGTCCAAATTCGTGTTCCGCAATCCGAACCAGACCGACGCCTGCGGCTGCGGCGAGAGCGTCACTATCGTTCCGGCGAAAGCCCTCGAGACCGACTGA
- a CDS encoding SUF system Fe-S cluster assembly protein: MQDQAISQSETFAGTWAEPQAAALPQAELDRLTEDLIAALKTVFDPEIPVDVYELGLIYKVDLSDDKDVLIDMTLTAPGCPVAGEMPGWIEDAVMKVEGIKSARANLVFEPPWDPSKMSDEAKLALNMF; the protein is encoded by the coding sequence ATGCAAGACCAAGCAATCAGCCAGAGCGAGACCTTCGCCGGGACCTGGGCGGAACCGCAGGCGGCCGCCCTGCCGCAGGCCGAGCTGGACAGGCTGACCGAGGACCTGATCGCGGCGCTGAAGACGGTGTTCGATCCGGAAATCCCGGTCGACGTCTATGAGCTGGGCCTGATCTACAAGGTCGATCTTTCGGACGACAAGGACGTGCTGATCGACATGACCCTGACGGCACCCGGCTGTCCGGTGGCGGGCGAGATGCCCGGCTGGATCGAGGACGCGGTGATGAAGGTCGAGGGCATCAAATCGGCCCGCGCCAACCTGGTGTTCGAACCGCCGTGGGATCCCTCCAAGATGAGCGACGAGGCCAAACTGGCCTTGAACATGTTCTGA